From Quercus lobata isolate SW786 chromosome 1, ValleyOak3.0 Primary Assembly, whole genome shotgun sequence, one genomic window encodes:
- the LOC115975823 gene encoding uncharacterized protein LOC115975823, with protein sequence MGTKETLHKIGLPQIVKLDMGLKLAEQWVNKMTKAAENEQPEVESEGQPYRLGLGAKLSCQPKHGPSNDPLEKKLRAKLNTGKRKAAISAKEYTQSARDGGDNEDEDDGDLDSRTSAFDKKRARVPMTVCSQANKKHK encoded by the exons ATGGGCACTAAAGAGACGCTACACAAAATTGGCCTTCCACAAATTGTTAAGTTGGATATGGGATTGAAATTG GCTGAACAATGGGTTAATAAAATGACTAAAGCAGCAGAGAATGAACAGCCAGAAGTAGAATCAGAGGGTCAACCTTATAG GCTTGGATTGGGTGCGAAGCTCTCATGCCAACCTAAACATGGGCCTTCAAACGACCCACTTGAAAAGAAACTACGTGCTAAGTTAAACACTGGAAAAAGAAAAGCTGCTATTAGTGCCAAGGAATATACTCAATCTGCTAGAGATGGAGGTGATAATGAGGATGAAGATGATGGGGATTTAGACAGCAGAACAAGTGCATTTGACAAGAAGCGAGCAAGAGTTCCTATGACTGTATGTTCACAGGCAAATAAAAAACACAAGTAA